In the Gasterosteus aculeatus chromosome X, fGasAcu3.hap1.1, whole genome shotgun sequence genome, one interval contains:
- the LOC120809186 gene encoding uncharacterized protein LOC120809186, whose protein sequence is MKNLDQQGRSHRESLACAVLSGLVLALLGPLGPVLGCPGGCTCYGNTTDCTAVGLLSLAPVLRLLDPESVILRLPRNNLSSLGTDELSSLSGLELLDLSQNHLSGLRPGAFSGLGGLRWLNLSANRLGVRPVTSDPNNNTITPAAQGNGLSKDAFRGLWRLRGLDLSSNGLLRLPQGLLDGLQRLAWFSVASNRLAALDRVTFEPLVGLQQLRLAGNPWECDCKLRDFKHWMEWLIYRDGKVDAMRCGLPVDLRGRDIRSVPAEMFSHCLRSATREGTAGHATRPPCPPGRINSNDDCVRQRYRPASVRRAHGTQIVAGVICGTVCVMMVVAATYGCVYASLMARYQREVKNRGQPLMAESGADTDPEDGQMSAPASPEEPALKEGIVHGYRISSF, encoded by the exons ATGAAGAACCTGGACCAGCAGGGACGGAGTCACCGGGAGAGTCTGG CGTGTGCGGTCCTGTCGGGTCTAGTCCTGGCTCTCCTGGGCCCACTTGGCCCGGTTCTCGGTTGTCCCGGTGGCTGCACCTGCTATGGCAACACCACCGACTGCACGGCCGTCGGCCTCCTCTCTCTGGCGCCCGTCCTGAGGCTGCTGGATCCGGAGTCTGTGATCCTCCGCCTACCCCGGAACAATCTCTCCTCCCTGGGCACCGACGAGCTGTCCAGCCTCAGCGGCCTGGAGCTCCTGGATCTGTCCCAGAACCACTTGTCGGGCTTGCGGCCTGGAGCTTTCTCTGGCCTGGGCGGCCTGCGCTGGCTCAACCTCTCCGCTAACCGCCTCGGCGTGCGCCCGGTGACTTCCGaccccaacaacaacaccatCACACCGGCGGCCCAGGGTAACGGTCTTAGCAAGGACGCTTTCAGGGGTCTGTGGCGGCTGCGTGGGCTGGACTTGTCCTCCAACGGCCTCCTACGGCTGCCCCAGGGCCTACTGGACGGCCTCCAGAGGTTGGCCTGGTTCTCCGTGGCCAGCAACCGCCTGGCGGCCCTGGACCGAGTCACCTTCGAGCCCCTAGTGGGGCTCCAGCAGCTCCGGCTGGCGGGGAACCCCTGGGAATGCGACTGCAAGCTGAGAGACTTTAAGCACTGGATGGAGTGGTTGATTTACAGGG ATGGAAAGGTGGACGCCATGCGGTGCGGCCTCCCAGTGGACCTGAGGGGCAGGGACATCCGCAGCGTGCCGGCCGAGATGTTCAGCCACTGCCTGCGCAGCGCGACCAGAGAGGGCACTGCGGGTCACGCCACCCGGCCCCCCTGCCCGCCGGGCCGCATCAACAGCAACGATGACTGTGTCCGCCAGCGCTACCGGCCCGCCAGCGTCCGCCGGGCGCATGGCACGCAGATCGTGGCCGGTGTGATCTGCGGCACTGTGTGTGTCATGATGGTGGTGGCGGCCACCTACGGCTGCGTGTACGCCTCGCTGATGGCGCGGTACCAGAGGGAGGTCAAGAACCGTGGCCAGCCACTGATGGCCGAGTCCGGGGCCGACACAGACCCGGAGGACGGGCAGATGTCGGCGCCGGCGTCGCCGGAGGAGCCGGCGCTCAAAGAGGGCATTGTGCACGGGTATCGGATCAGCAGCTTCTGA
- the LOC120809638 gene encoding E3 ubiquitin-protein ligase TRIM21, protein MSAASCLLTEDQFLCSICLDVFTHPVAIPCGHNFCKACITDHWNVNALPNCPNCKKLFYTRPELQVNTFISEMAAQFRLSAQQKASSSSSEQQAAQPGEVPCDVCTGTKVKALKSCLVCLVSYCEAHLEPHLTTSGLKRHQLMDPVENLEGRMCTKHDKLLELFCKTDQMCVCMLCTVLDHKNHDVVPLREEYEGKKAELGKTEAEVQQMIQKRRLKIQEIKHSVELSEEAADREVAEGVLVFSALKESVERSQAELIDTIKEKQRKTQKQAEGFIKELEQEISELKKRSTEVEQLSRSEDPLHLLQSFRTLNTAPPTKDWTGVRVSAPSYEGTVVRAVHQLEKKLSKQMKLLELKRVQQSAVDVTLDPDTAHPKLILSDDGKQVKHGDVKKNLPDNPERFNQCVIVLGKQSFSSGRFYYEVQVKGKTEWDLGVVRESINRKGFISASPQNGHWAIRLRNENNYSALAGPSVRLSLESRPEKVGVFVEYEEGLVSFYDVGAAALIYSFTDCCFTEKLYPFFGPSLNNNGTNSAPLIISAVNHTE, encoded by the coding sequence ATGTCTGCTGCCAGCTGTCTGCTGACTGAAGATCAGTTCCTGTGCTCCATCTGTCTGGACGTGTTCACTCATCCAGTCGCCATACCATGTGGACACAACTTCTGTAAAGCCTGCATCACTGACCACTGGAACGTTAATGCCCTGCCTAACTGTCCCAACTGTAAAAAGCTTTTCTACACCAGACCTGAGCTGCAGGTCAACACGTTCATCTCTGAGATGGCTGCTCAGTTCAGACTGTCAGCTCAgcagaaagccagcagcagcagctcagagcaaCAAGCTGCCCAACCAGGAGAAGTTCCCTGTGACGTCTGCACTGGAACCAAAGTGAAGGCCCTCAAGTCCTGTCTGGTGTGTCTGGTCTCCTACTGTGAGGCTCACCTGGAGCCTCATCTGACTACGTCAGGTCTGAAGAGACATCAGCTGATGGACCCTGTGGAGAACCTGGAAGGCAGGATGTGTACGAAGCACGATAAACTGCTGGAGCTGTTCTGTAAGACCGACcagatgtgtgtctgcatgctctGCACTGTTTTAGACCACAAGAACCATGATGTTGTTCCTCTGAGAGAAGAATATGAAGGAAAGAAGGCCGAGCTGGGGAAGACTGAGGCTGAAGTCCAGCAGATGATCCAGAAGAGACGGCTGAAGATTCAGGAGATCAAACACTCAGTGGAGCTCAGTGAGGAAGcagcagacagagaggtagCAGAAGGTGTCCTGGTCTTCAGCgctctgaaggagtctgttgagAGAAGCCAGGCGGAGCTCATCGACACCatcaaagagaagcagagaaagacacagaaacaggCTGAAGGCTTCATCAAAGAGCTGGAACAGGAGATCTCTGAGCTGAAGAAGAGAAGCActgaggtggagcagctctcACGCTCTGAAgaccctctccacctcctccagagctTCAGGACCCTGAACACTGCTCCACCCACCAAGGACTGGACAGGAGTCAGAGTcagtgcaccttcatatgaggggactgtggtgagagctgtgcaccagctggagaagaagctcaGTAAACAGAtgaagctgctggagctgaagAGAGTCCAGCAGTCTGCAGTGGATGTGACACTTGATCCTGATACAGCACATCCTAAACTCATCCTGTCTGATGATGGAAAACAAGTTAAACATGGAGATGTAAAGAAGAATCTCCCAGACAATCCAGAGAGATTTAATcagtgtgttattgttttaGGAAAGCAGAGTTTCTCTTCAGGTAGATTTTACTACGAGGTTCAGGTTAAAGGGAAGACCGAGTGGGATTTAGGAGTGGTGAGAGAGTCCATCAACAGGAAGGGATTCATCTCAGCGTCTCCTCAGAATGGTCACTGGGCGATACGGTTGAGGAATGAGAATAATTACTCTGCTCTTGCTGGCCCAtcagtccgtctctctctggagTCCCGGCCTGAGaaggtgggggtgtttgtggaATATGAGGAGGGTCTGGTCTCCTTTTATGACGTtggtgctgcagctctgatCTACTCCTTTACTGACTGCTGCTTCACTGAGAAACTCTACCCATTCTTTGGtccatctcttaataataatggtacaaactctgctcctctgatcatctctgctgtcaatcacactgagTAG